Genomic DNA from Rhodoferax mekongensis:
TTATTGATGACCCACTGCCCGGAACTCCAAAGTGCCGTGTTAGGCATTATCGGAAAATCAGGGCTGCTAAGCCTCGATACAGCCACGTTGGCGCCTGCGTTGTCGCCGCTGAGTGTCAGCGAAGCGAGTGTGCCGTAGCCTGCGGTATATCGACTCGTCACGGGATCAGCGGCTGATGCAGCGCTCCCGCTGAAAGCGTGGGCCTTGATAGTCATCAGCACACCCAAAGCGTCTTCATCCATATAAGTAAAGCCGCCGGCTGCGCAACTGGGGGTGAGGCTGCCTGCAAATGAATAATGGCTGGGGTACCAACGCCCGAACCGGGTGGAAGCCGGGCTCCCGATATTGCAACCGTACTTGCCGCCGCTCAGCGTATTGGAGGTACTGCCAACAATGCAATCCCCGTTGGCCTGGTCGACCGACGTAAACCCGGAATCCGACACCGCATCCGCCTGGAACTGGATGTTTCCCACATCCAGGTATTTGAAGGAAGAGCCTGTGGCTTGCGCTCCCGTGCCTGCAGCAAATGTGCCGCTCAAGGCTGTCACAGCAATGGTGGCTCCATTGTGATCCACCACCTTGCTGACATCGATGGCTGGAGTTCCGGTGTAACCGGTCGTCACGCCGGCAGATGCATTCAATACAAAAGTGGTACCAGCCACCGCGCTGGGGCTCCCCGTTTGCGCCGTGTTATTCAACGTTGGCGTCGACACTGCAAGTTGGGCAGGACGTACCGCAAACCGGTCCGACGAACAACTGTACAGCGTGGGCGTCACATTGGTATCGGTGACACGACACACGACTTGGCGGCTGGCATTGGCCACCGTCACCGCTGTAGGAAGAGTTTTGCGCCCCAAATCGGTGGTCGCCAGTGTCAGCGCCTGGCTGGCGATGGCCCCCGTTCGGCTGCTGCATGAAGGCGCAGGGCTGGCCGTATCGTCAAACAACTCCACCGTTACGCCGGAAGATGCGGTGTAGGTGGTTGACTGACTGCCGTCAGCCTGCAAGGCCACCACATCAAAGCGGAAAGGCTGCCCGCTGATTTCGGTGTAAAGCGGATTGCGGCCTGATGGGGTGGCTGTCAGATTGGTATAGCCTACCCCGGTCTCCATGCACTCGTACCCGCCTACGCAGGGCGTGCCGAGGAAGGTCATGGCACAGCTCTGGAGGGAGGTGGCGGTGTTCCAGCATTTGGTGCCATTGAGTGGGGTCGTGCTCAAGCCCGATGAGCCTAACACTACCGAACCGGCAGAGGATGCCTGCAGCACCACATTGGCCGTGTTGTTGCCGGATCCCACCGAGAATGTGGCAGGCGTTTTGGTCACTGTGGGCGTACCGGGGGTGGTGGTGATAGAGCCCGTGAGCGTGCCGGTGCTCACAATATTCGCAGCGGGACACGGAACTGTGGAAGAAGTGCAGGCCAATACCTTGATAGTCTCGGGGCACAGCGTAGCGCTACCGTCATGCTGGATTTCCAGATGGTCATAGGCGGGCACGGTCGGAGACCCCACTACAAAATCGTAACTGAAGGTGTAGGTACCGGACGCTGTGAAGTCGTACTCAATCCCGATGCCGGTATCCGAATAGGTAGTGATCACCTGATTCGACATCTGGGTCGCTTGTGAAACCGAGCAGGTCGACGTGTTGAAGAAATTGGACCAGACACTGGCGCAATATTTGGTAAAGGGCAAACCAGAGCGTTCTCGGAATGACTCCACAATGCTCACCCCCGTGGGGATGGCCGTATTGGACGGGCAGGTGGTTCCCGAGGCGGGGGGATAGGTGCCGATGACGCGCTTGCCATTGCCGTCCACAAAGGACACGCCACACCCGTTATCACTGCCCCCCAAATAGGTGTCGAACACGTGGTAGTAGCGCACCGGATTGCTCCCGCTGATGGGATACCCCGAAGGAATGGTGACCGTCACCTCCGCGGTAAGAAAATCCAGGGGCGTTGTGTATTTCCACACAATCGAAACTTGGGGTCCGGAGTTGATACCCAACGCGGAGGTCGCCGTTTGCTGCACGCCCGATGAAGACGGATTGGCAGGCGACGTGGCCGTGATGGTGCTGGTAGCGTAAGCCCCACCGCTGGGCGTTAGCGCAAAATGGGAAGGACCGTACACCAGTCCGTTGGCTCTCAAATACACGCCGTTGTCCAACAAGTTGCTCGGTGGCGTGGTATTCGGTTCATAGACCTGACCCGTACCGTTAAGCCTCCTGACCTGAATCTGGGTGTCTTCGTCGATAAAAAACCGAAGCCCGTTGCTTGCCGAGGTTCCGCCTGTGTTGTTGAACTCAATGGTTACCGCCCATGCCGACGAGCACCACAGGAGCGACAGAAAACCAAGCACCAAGTACACCACACGGCCTGACATCTTTCCCACTCCGCATCGGACATTGAACATTACATTTCCACCGCAGCACTGACGCTGCGTTCCACATAATTGGCACTGCCCGCGGTACCTGCGCTGGCCCTGGACTCAAACCGGTACACCACCACAGTACTGGCCCCATCGGCGTAACTGGACCGGCTGCAGGTCACAGTAAGCGCAAAGCCCTCCACACTGGCTGGCGCACCGGAGGGACAGTTCGCAGGGCTGGCCGTGACTTGCGCGATCCCCCAACCCAGTCCAGCCCGCGCGGCCCAGTAAGCACGTGACCCCTGCAAGTCCTGTGCTGCAGTAAGTTGCTGGGTATTGGAGAACGTCACCATGAATCCGCCCAACGCAGCCAGTATCACCACCAGAAAAATGGCGGCAATGGCAGCGAAACCGTGTTGAGCTCCATCTCTGTTAATCATGGCGTGTTGTTCACATTGACTTGGTGATAAAGGCTGACAGACTCATTGTTGCTCACGTCAGAAATAACCAGCGTCATTTGCACCAAGCCATTGCGTTGCAAGTCGGTATCGGGCGTATAGGTAAAGCCACTGCTGCCACAAACCACATTGGAGGCAATCACAGGGGCATTGGCAAGCTGGGCGGAGGTGCCGCAGTAGCTGGTGGCGCTGCTCGTGAACAGGGGGGAACTCCCCGTGGTGAGGCCCGGTGTCGCCAAGCGCCGCAATGTGCCGCCGGTGCACACATAGGCCACCACGTTTTCTTCCACCGGGATGACATGGAAGCGTTTGGTGCCAGACTCTAGAGGGAACTGCTTCGCCGCAGCGAAGGTAATGGTTGTTTCCTCCGAACCGCTACTGTTGTCAGACGCCAAAATGCTGACGCGGGCCACGTTGTCGCCGTTGTAGGCGGTGGCACCGGTGATGCCCAGGTTGTAGATGGCAATCAAGTCGTTGGTCTTGATTTGCTGGTCCGCGCTCCAATCGGC
This window encodes:
- a CDS encoding DUF6701 domain-containing protein: MSGRVVYLVLGFLSLLWCSSAWAVTIEFNNTGGTSASNGLRFFIDEDTQIQVRRLNGTGQVYEPNTTPPSNLLDNGVYLRANGLVYGPSHFALTPSGGAYATSTITATSPANPSSSGVQQTATSALGINSGPQVSIVWKYTTPLDFLTAEVTVTIPSGYPISGSNPVRYYHVFDTYLGGSDNGCGVSFVDGNGKRVIGTYPPASGTTCPSNTAIPTGVSIVESFRERSGLPFTKYCASVWSNFFNTSTCSVSQATQMSNQVITTYSDTGIGIEYDFTASGTYTFSYDFVVGSPTVPAYDHLEIQHDGSATLCPETIKVLACTSSTVPCPAANIVSTGTLTGSITTTPGTPTVTKTPATFSVGSGNNTANVVLQASSAGSVVLGSSGLSTTPLNGTKCWNTATSLQSCAMTFLGTPCVGGYECMETGVGYTNLTATPSGRNPLYTEISGQPFRFDVVALQADGSQSTTYTASSGVTVELFDDTASPAPSCSSRTGAIASQALTLATTDLGRKTLPTAVTVANASRQVVCRVTDTNVTPTLYSCSSDRFAVRPAQLAVSTPTLNNTAQTGSPSAVAGTTFVLNASAGVTTGYTGTPAIDVSKVVDHNGATIAVTALSGTFAAGTGAQATGSSFKYLDVGNIQFQADAVSDSGFTSVDQANGDCIVGSTSNTLSGGKYGCNIGSPASTRFGRWYPSHYSFAGSLTPSCAAGGFTYMDEDALGVLMTIKAHAFSGSAASAADPVTSRYTAGYGTLASLTLSGDNAGANVAVSRLSSPDFPIMPNTALWSSGQWVINNSYAFSKLVSPDGPYDSFKLKATIADPDGGTFVSATNETNTTRIRSGQLRMFNAYGSELLSLPVPLEARYWNGTAYVTNTLDSCTTLNLSSIAMSNYTGNLAACETQISPTTTQTLSAGKLPGNGLVLSKPGQGNSGSVQLSMNVGSTASGSTCVSSTSSAATAANRPWFGSNPSARATFGVYKSPLIYLRENY
- a CDS encoding PulJ/GspJ family protein; translation: MTAVTMPPRQRGFTLVELVMVIVILGIVGGMVAVFMRAPIEAYFASGRRAALTDVADTAVRRMSRDLRKALPNSIRTSTVNGSDSCLEFIPTRNGGRYREQNRGSSDTAGLGLNFAAADDKFNMLGRNADWSADQQIKTNDLIAIYNLGITGATAYNGDNVARVSILASDNSSGSEETTITFAAAKQFPLESGTKRFHVIPVEENVVAYVCTGGTLRRLATPGLTTGSSPLFTSSATSYCGTSAQLANAPVIASNVVCGSSGFTYTPDTDLQRNGLVQMTLVISDVSNNESVSLYHQVNVNNTP